In Alnus glutinosa chromosome 7, dhAlnGlut1.1, whole genome shotgun sequence, the sequence CAAGGAAGTTCCCATCTTATTTGGTACGACATTTATCCGACCTGTCTAGAGTAGGCGCTTTGCGCGCATGTTACGGGCCAAAAATCTCTTCCTATTTCTAACTAAAATTCTGCAATTGCAGGAGAATGGTGGAATGCTAATGTAGTTGATGTTGAGAATCAAGGGCTCGCTACCGGCGCTGCTCCAAACAATTCCGACGCTTACACAATTAATGGAAAGCCCGGTGATCTTTACCAATGCTCTCAAAATGGTATGTAACAAATTATGCACGTACCATCACCATGCATATTAATAACATTTTATTCTATTAATCATGCTTCAATATTCtatttctatcattttgagCAGACACATATAAGCTGAAGGTTGTGCAAGGAAAGACCTACATGCTACGTATAATCAACGCTGCGCTCAATAACCAGCTCTTCTTCAAGATAGCCAATCACAATATGACAGTTGTCGCTATAGATGCCTCGTACACGAAACCGTACGTCACCGACGTTGTTGTGGTGGCCCCTGGCCAAACCACCGATGTCCTTCTCTGTGCCAACCAGCCCGTGGGGTCCTACTACATGGCCGCAAGGCCTTACCTTAGCGCCGCAGGCGTGTTGGCGGATAACACGACCACAAGGGGAATCATCATCTACGAGGGCGCCACGTCAGCTACTCCCCTGATGCCGGTCCTGCCGGCTTTCAACGACACCCCCACGGCCCACAAGTTCTACTCTAATCTTACTGGTCTAGCGGGAGGGCCCCACTGGACCCCGGTGCCAAATCAAGTGGACGAGCACATGTTCATCGCCTTCGGTCTCAACCTCGCGCCGTGTGGAGGGAACGCCACGTGTGGAGGGCCTTTTGAGCAGCGACTCTCTGCGAGCATGAACAACGAATCATTTGTGCTCCCGAGCAATAGCTCGTTATCTATGCTCCAAGCGTTCTTCCTCAACGTGGGTGGGGTCTACACCACTGATTTCCCCAGCGTGCCTCCGGTGAAGTTTGACTACACCAACCCCAACATCAGCCTTGATCAATCACTGATATTTGCGCCGAAAGCAACCAAAGTGAAGAAATTTAAGTACAATTCGACGGTGGAGATTGTCTTGCAGAACACAGCATTCTTGGCGGTGGAAAATCATCCTATACACATTCACGGCTTCAATTTCCACGTGTTGGCTCAAGGGTTTGGGAATTATGATGCCGCTACTGACACCAAAAAGTTCAACCTCGTTAATCCACAGACCCGTAATACCATTGCTGTTCCAGTTGGAGGATGGGCCGTCATTAGATTACAAGTTAATAATCCAggtttgtatttaattattcttttaacTCCCTATTATATGATTTAAagtaatcttttttttcttgttttttaatctttgtttctaacaatatatattatatatataaaccgtaCAGGTATATGGCTAGTACATTGCCATCTGGACGTGCACTTACCATGGGGGCTGGCCACGGCTTTCGAGGTTGAGAATGGACCAACTCCATCATCTACGCTGCCTCCACCGCCGGCTGATCTACCAAAATGCTAGAAGCTCTACGTCGGCCATGCATGGCTTTCAAGCTGTGTCGTAactgtttttttcttccttttttttttttttttcaatgttcgTAGTTTGGCATTTCGTTAATTTGTTtgactgaaaaataaaattgtaataacGTACGGGAGGAATCATCCGTCGTCTGTTTTCACCATTAATTTCTTATTAAATTACATTCTTGGAGTGAAATAATATGGCTGTTTATTGCCAACATTTacttttcaatatatattgCTGTTTTTCCGCCGAACCTTAGTGAAAATCTCGTGTTCAGTGATCTGTGAGCTGCCGGCCTCCAACCTCAACCTCTGACAATAAGTCCGACATCTTATGCTGTATATTGTATAAGCAACATAAACTTTGATTATTATGAAATTAAGTCAACACAAAATATCCATTTTTTGTGTGTGGGCCGGGAGATCTTATAAAACTCCACCATACCAGGAGCCTTCCTTCATGTTCTATCCTTTACTCATATTCGACATTATTAAAAACACTGTTGAGCTCGTGTTGATGAAGTTGGTGGCGTAAATGGGTATTTCGTCCCCGCCACCACCGAAGTCGGAAAACGGGAAACATCATAAATGCCACCGACTGTTTCTGTTGGAAGGTTGTTTTCGACATCGTTGATCAAGCCGGTGAGAGTGGAAGGTGGTAGACAAAAAATTAAACGGGCTTAATTTGAGTTTGTTAATTTGGGCCTAGTTTGAACTCTTTTTAGGACCGGTTTGAATGTTTTTGGGCTTAATTTGAACTTTCTAGGCCTATGATCTGATCCTCCTCATCTGAAACAACTTTAGTTTTGTTAGCCTTGTTCTTTAAGAAGGACGATATAGACATTAATTCAACATTTATTAAGGACATACTGAAAATTGTTGTATGtctatatatacattatatgactaaaaatacaaacaacaaCATTTTCCCATTATTGCAAGCTGCATGCTCGTAACTACAAGACAGCATTTAAAAATCTGATTGGGATTTCATTGCCATCGAACTTCAGTACAAATGCATGTTTCCCATATTTTTCAATAGCATGAAATTGGCAACAACCATTTGAACCGTACATATATGCGTATAAAGATGAAAACATGTGACCAATGTATGCTGTTGACACAGattccggtaggtgacgtgtcgatcaaCAATTCGCCGATGTGCTCCTTCTAAACCTACAAATGAAAGTTGCGTCGGGAGATGTAGACAATCCTGCTTCGATGCTTAAGTTTACGTGTATTGTTTGACAGCAAATGTTCAAAGTAATATTAAGAAGATAATGTCGGTACCTCAATATCTGAAGAGGccttggtatttatagagattgagaAACAGTTAGAATAGTTCCCAGTAAATGCGGAAAATGGTAGTTGAGGAAGACGTGACTTCGGGTGCACGGATATTACGGGCTCCGTGACCACCTATCTCGGGCGCAAGATCCTTCATGAGTGACAAGTTTTTGGAGAAGCTTCAGGCGCACGATCTTGCTACGTATCGTGCGTTGTGTCCCTTAAATCCCGGGTAATCCCAAGATGTACGCGGGTTTGAGTGTTACAAAGTATCCGGATTGGCTACCCGAGTCGGGTGAACCGGTTGGGCccaaatgattttgatgggcttTAGTACTTGAAGGTGTGACAAGTATTTTTCTTGAGTAGTTTGGCCCGGTCGGGTGGACCTAATGGGCCCGAATGATCAGCTCGGGCATGTGGTCCGAGAAGgctaatattttccctaacatATGCCAATTCTCATAATCGCTTCATGTAAGGGTAGTAAGAAGTGGTTATACAAGCAAACTCCCGCGCTGAGGTTGGATTTTGGGTGAATTTCTGTAGATATCAGGAAGTTCATAAACAAGAGATCCCATGTCACCATTCATTACAAAATTATAGCCGGTCATTGACACACAATGAGATTATAAAATTCAATATATAGCATAAGTAAATGAACGAATGCTTTGATGTaaatagggggggggggggggggggggacgagaacatatatattatcaagTGTAGAATGCAGCATGCAAGCCTTCGAGCCTGCCAACTATTTAAGAACATTGACCAGGGAGACATGGAATAATTCAACAGGGGGCTAAGCCTGGCCAGGAAACCTCCAACAGttcccaaaattttcaaatccaACCTCACAAAGTGGCTCTATCATGACATACATCAGAATCCTCTTGACATAtcaacatattatatattttggggAATTCTTGACCTTTAAGATTTTTGCGTAATGTAGACTACAGTCCACCCCAATTCACAAAATAGAGAGACCAAGGTTTCATTTAATAATGATTCATGAGAATATAATGTCTCAAATTTACATTTTTCcaattatcaaaattctcatCAGTTAAGTGCTGCTAATCGAGCCAGGATGATATTATAGTAAACAACGAATCTAATGTCAATGAATTGCTGGGTTCACCCTATTCATCTCCTCTAAAAGAAACGTCATTCTTCTATTCAAATGTTCAATATTGTTGGGTTCAAATTTAAGCCTCAAAATCCCTAATTGGtggaaatagattttttttaaactaagaCTAACATGCATAACCTAATGTTTGCAGACCCAGAAAGTGATCAAAATGGTGTCTAACCCTCAATTTACCACAaacgaaaaattaaataatcaataaagAAACACAACCAAATTCTAAATCAATCAAAATAAGAAACTGAAATGAAAAAAgataacagaaaataaaagggtTTAGATCAAGCAATGTGGACTACACCAGTAAAGGGCCTGCGCTTCACGGCGGGGTCGAGTTGATTACACCACCGGAGCCAGCAGGACTTGCCGAATCGGCCGGCGATTTCGCGGGCGATCAGGCTCCAATTCCTCGCCCCGAACTTGCTCACCAGCCGACTCAGTACAGTATCCTCCTCGGGAGACCACGGTCCCTTCACCCTGTCTCTGCCCCCTTGCGTGCCTCCTCTGCCCCCAACCACCACCGCCTCGTCGCCGCTCCCACCGTCTCCTCCGACGTCCACCTCGTCACCAGGTGGCCTTTGTGCGCGTGTGTGGAATCCCCGCGGGTTATGACCCATTGACCCTTGTgttcattattttcttaatcTTGATAACAGGTaattaataattcaaatttttctatttttactcCATTGTGTTCATTATTTTCTTAACCTTGATAACAAGTAATTAATAAtccaaatttttctatttttacttttgattCGTTCAACAAGACAGCCCCTGCTAGGAGTCATGTCACCCTTGCAAATTGCAAGTTGCAATTGAACCCTAATTAAAATTCCAACATCTATTAAAATGTAAGgggaaaaaaacttaaaaagaagaaagaaagcattTTTGCTTGCAATGTTTTCAATCACGTAgtgcaaaaaaaattgaaaaaaaaaaaaattacaaagcaaaaacataatATTACAAATATTACACAAAACTGCTAATTACGAATAGAAATTTAATCCTATAAATGAACAAATTACTGACAAAGCAAAGAACATAATATTACAAGATGAAGAAAACTCAAATATTAAATGTTCCAAAGCATCAAGCACCTCCCAATCGGATTGAATCTTCACTTCACTAATCCTCCTCAAGCAAAAGATTGATGTTATTCAAATTGATTTCTACAAAGATTGGAACCgataattagaaatttagaatatttaaatagtaaaataaattaagaagtgaatAATAGAAAGCTAAAGGCCTAAAAGCTTACCTGACTCGAGCTTATAACTTTCAGGATCTTCAACCATCTCTGTGTCATAACTATTGATGGGTTTTGATCTTAACCAGTTTTGTGTACACACCAATGCTTCAACTGTTATTGGGGCCAATGAACTTCGAAAATGATCCAACACACGCCCTTCAGTGCTAAATGCCGACTCTGAAGCAACTGTAGTAATGGGAATGACCAACATAATACGTGCTATTTGGACTAGTACTGGGAATTTGGTTGAATTCACCTTCAACCGTTATTGGGGCCAATGAACTTCGAAAAGGATCCAACACACGCCGTCCAGTGCTAAATGCCGACTCTGAGGCAACTGTAGTAATGGGAATGGCCAACACAATACGTGCTATTTGGGCTAGTACTGGGAATTTGGTTGAattcaccttccaccaatttaaaatatcaaagttCTCATTCGGTTTTTCAATCTCCTCCATCAAATACCGATCTAACTCCGATTTATATTGAACATCACTATTAGAAGTCATGAGGTTTTTGTACCTATTCATCAATGTATAGGTACGTTTCCCAGTTTCTCCGGAGGAACCTTGAGGAAGTGCACCACTATGTTCACCTTGAGAGTTTTCTCCAGTGTCGAAGTGATCAAACAATTTCTTAAGGTAgttcttcaattttaatatcatatcattgcattcCTCAACACCAAGAATATCATTGAACCAACATTCCAATGATCCAAACTTGGTTCGTGGATCGAGAACAATagaaacaaacaacaacacattaaccttatcaagatccccccaatactttttatacttcaacatcattttctccgccatagaactcaatatataatcatcactgtcacaatattcttgtaaatgcAGTTGAATGGCAGAAACTTCTTCAATGTACATATTACatgtcacatacaaagaccTCGAAAGTCGCAttgtggcttcataaaaaatttcgAGGAACTTGAGAAAAACCCTAATACGAGCCCAATCATTACAATTAAGAGGTCCTAAACCGTTTTTGCTATCCAACAACGTAGGACCATAATATCCATCCAACTCTTCCATAAGTTCAAAAgcactttgacatttttttgcacctccaacatcttaaatgtagagttccatctagttggaacattcAAACACAACAACCCCTTGAAATGAATGTTTTCTCTTTCCaaacaaatcttaaaactcTCAAATCTTGCAGGAAAAGACTTCACATATTTAACAGCACTTCTAACCCTCATAATGGATTCATCAACTTCTTTCAACCCCTCagtcacaataagatttaagatgtgtgcacaacacctcacaTGCATAAACCGATTTTCTAATATGGCACTAGGCTTATGAGCACTTCTCTTCCTCAAGTACTCCAAAGCAGGATCATTGGAAGAAGCATTATCAAAcgtgatagtgaaaatgctaCCAATGCCCCATTCATGCATACACGGCTCAATCTTTCTCCCAATGGTCTCACCTTTGTGATtagaaattaaacaaaagtttaaaattcttttgtgtaagttccattcattatcaataaaatgaccagtaatacacatgtaattaaggttctgtattgaagtccaacaatcaatggTAAGACAAACCCGAACACCAGATGTCAAGAACATTCCCCTCAACTTTTCTTTCTCAGACATAAAGAACTTAAAACAATCCCTCATCATAGTAAAACGGGAAGGAATTGAAAACCTAGGTTCAACTGTTTTCATAAAGTCCTTAAACCCTTCACCTTCCACAAATCTAAATGTCAACTCATCCACTATGATCATCCTAGAAAGTGCTGTCCTTATTTTTGAAGCATTAAACTTAGCAAGCACAAGGTTACCACTAGATCCTTCACCCATTGCCGCTTGTCCTTCCCTCTTAGCCTCAAAGCTCAACTTCGATTGTGTCTTATCAAACCTATCAGGAAATTTTTTACAGCTTTTCCTGATATGTTGTAGCATAGATGAAGTACCATGGCTTCTAGAGTGACAATTAAACTCCCTCTTACAATTTTTGCATTGTGATTTATGATCATCGGAGTCAGTCGACTCTAACTTGGTAAAATGTTCTCAAATCGATGATGtttgctcattttttttaggttttggtgggagagCTGCACTAGGATTTTGAGGGCCCATAGTTGAAGAACTAGAACCCATATTGGTATCCAAAAGACTAGGCCTAGATGAAGCAGAACTAGAAC encodes:
- the LOC133873389 gene encoding uncharacterized protein LOC133873389; translated protein: MGEGSSGNLVLAKFNASKIRTALSRMIIVDELTFRFVEGEGFKDFMKTVEPRFSIPSRFTMMRDCFKFFMSEKEKLRGMFLTSGVRVCLTIDCETIGRKIEPCMHEWGIGSIFTITFDNASSNDPALEYLRKRSAHKPSAILENRFMHVRCCAHILNLIVTEGLKEVDESIMRVNVLLFVSIVLDPRTKFGSLECWFNDILGVEECNDMILKLKNYLKKLFDHFDTGENSQGEHSGALPQGSSGETGKRTYTLMNRYKNLMTSNSDVQYKSELDRYLMEEIEKPNENFDILNWWKVNSTKFPVLAQIARIVLAIPITTVASESAFSTGRRVLDPFRSSLAPITVEVASESAFSTEGRVLDHFRSSLAPITVEALVCTQNWLRSKPINSYDTEMVEDPESYKLESEINLNNINLLLEED
- the LOC133873746 gene encoding laccase-7; this encodes MGRFVFLQACALALLASSLASAAIVEHSFNVQNLTVQKLCNEQVITAVNGRLPGPTIRVREGDTLVVHVFNKSPYDITIHWHGVFQLLSGWADGPEYVTQCAIRPENSYTYKFKITGQEGTLWWHAHASWLRATVHGALIIHPRSGRSYPFPKPHKEVPILFGEWWNANVVDVENQGLATGAAPNNSDAYTINGKPGDLYQCSQNDTYKLKVVQGKTYMLRIINAALNNQLFFKIANHNMTVVAIDASYTKPYVTDVVVVAPGQTTDVLLCANQPVGSYYMAARPYLSAAGVLADNTTTRGIIIYEGATSATPLMPVLPAFNDTPTAHKFYSNLTGLAGGPHWTPVPNQVDEHMFIAFGLNLAPCGGNATCGGPFEQRLSASMNNESFVLPSNSSLSMLQAFFLNVGGVYTTDFPSVPPVKFDYTNPNISLDQSLIFAPKATKVKKFKYNSTVEIVLQNTAFLAVENHPIHIHGFNFHVLAQGFGNYDAATDTKKFNLVNPQTRNTIAVPVGGWAVIRLQVNNPGIWLVHCHLDVHLPWGLATAFEVENGPTPSSTLPPPPADLPKC